From a region of the Chitinophaga caseinilytica genome:
- a CDS encoding PLP-dependent aspartate aminotransferase family protein: protein MKPSTQLIHSIPVDELTGAISVPIYQSSTFVQESPGIHKGFEFSRANNPTRKVLEDIITNLEEGYAGFGFASGMAAIDAVLKLLKSGDEIMAVEDTYGGIFSIFNHMFERFGIKVNFVDMSDTDKVLEKITPKTRIIWLESPTNPTLKISDIKSISKIARQHNILLVVDNTFSTPLLQKPIPLGADIVIHSASKYLAGHTDVIAGLVVVNSKPLADQLKFNQNISGSILSPFEAWLTIRGIETLSLRLEKQCANALAIANWLAEHPAVDKVFYPGLATHKNHHIARKQQKAYGGMVSFSLKEDLIKNAIRIVNTTKLFKLAESFGGVKSMLAHPVTMTHRNIPEEFRRKAGLQDSCIRLSIGIEDAEDLINDLKQALDKLNQPIGKQITVLQ, encoded by the coding sequence ATGAAACCATCTACGCAATTGATCCACAGCATCCCGGTAGACGAACTGACCGGTGCGATTTCGGTACCTATCTACCAATCGTCCACCTTTGTGCAGGAAAGCCCCGGGATCCACAAGGGCTTCGAATTCTCCAGGGCCAACAACCCTACGAGAAAAGTGCTGGAAGACATCATCACCAACCTCGAGGAAGGCTACGCCGGATTCGGGTTCGCCAGCGGCATGGCCGCCATCGACGCGGTGCTGAAACTCCTCAAGAGCGGAGACGAGATCATGGCCGTGGAAGACACTTACGGAGGCATCTTCTCCATCTTCAACCACATGTTCGAGCGCTTCGGCATCAAGGTCAATTTCGTGGACATGAGCGATACGGACAAAGTGCTCGAAAAGATCACCCCGAAAACGCGTATCATCTGGCTGGAATCTCCTACCAACCCCACGCTGAAGATATCCGACATCAAATCCATCAGCAAGATCGCGCGGCAGCATAATATTCTGTTGGTGGTAGACAATACTTTCAGCACACCGCTGCTGCAAAAGCCCATTCCCCTGGGTGCAGACATCGTTATCCATTCCGCTTCCAAATACCTGGCCGGGCATACCGACGTAATTGCGGGGCTCGTGGTGGTGAACAGCAAGCCCCTGGCCGATCAGCTGAAGTTCAACCAGAACATTTCCGGCAGCATCCTCAGTCCTTTCGAAGCCTGGCTCACCATCCGCGGCATCGAAACGCTCAGCCTGCGCCTGGAAAAACAGTGCGCCAACGCCCTGGCCATCGCCAACTGGCTGGCTGAGCACCCGGCGGTCGATAAAGTATTCTACCCCGGCCTGGCCACGCACAAGAACCACCACATCGCCCGGAAGCAGCAGAAAGCCTACGGCGGCATGGTCAGTTTTTCGCTGAAGGAAGATTTGATCAAAAACGCCATCCGCATCGTCAACACCACCAAACTCTTCAAACTGGCCGAAAGCTTCGGCGGCGTGAAGAGCATGCTGGCCCACCCGGTCACGATGACGCACCGCAACATCCCGGAAGAGTTCCGCCGCAAGGCAGGCCTTCAGGATTCCTGCATCCGCCTGTCTATCGGCATCGAAGACGCGGAAGACCTTATCAACGATCTCAAACAAGCTTTAGATAAACTTAACCAGCCTATCGGCAAACAAATTACCGTACTGCAATAA
- a CDS encoding OsmC family protein codes for MHTAAILYNGELRTTATHPRSGSVIETDAPVDNNGKGERFSPTDMVASALGSCMLTIMGIKARDKGWNIDGTTVSIDKIMGTDPRRITGVKVLIAVPQTAGLDDTARKILENAALTCPVAKSLHPDIQQDVTFTW; via the coding sequence ATGCATACCGCTGCCATCCTTTACAACGGCGAACTCAGAACTACCGCTACCCATCCCCGCTCGGGCTCCGTTATCGAGACCGATGCGCCGGTAGACAATAACGGCAAAGGCGAACGTTTTTCCCCGACCGACATGGTAGCTTCGGCCCTCGGTTCCTGCATGCTCACCATCATGGGCATCAAAGCCCGCGACAAGGGTTGGAACATCGACGGCACTACCGTGAGCATCGACAAGATCATGGGCACCGATCCCCGCCGCATCACCGGCGTGAAAGTGCTCATCGCGGTGCCGCAAACCGCCGGGCTCGACGATACCGCCCGCAAGATCCTTGAAAACGCGGCCCTCACCTGCCCCGTTGCCAAAAGCCTCCATCCAGACATTCAGCAGGATGTGACTTTCACCTGGTAA
- a CDS encoding homoserine dehydrogenase, with translation MEQKTINLGIFGFGCVGQGLYEVLNRTKGINARIKKICIKDPNKPRPIDMSYFTTDANEILNDPTIDVVVELINETEAAFEIVSTALRNGKAVVSASKRMIAENLPALYQLQVENKVPFLYEASSCASIPIIRNLEEYYDNDLLNAVEGICNGSTNYILTKIFEEHLSFETALQQAQDLGFAETDPTLDVEGYDPKFKIVILLLHAFGTFVKPEEVFNFGINHLNDFDINFARQRNCTIKLIGNCRRQNGSVNAYVLPHLIREHNLLYDVYNEYNGVLLESAFTDKQFFVGKGAGGTATGSAVLSDISALLYNYRYEYKKIKQQNQPSFTNDVQLKVYLRFKSPDQVDLASFYNISEKYESPECRYVVGTINLQKLKEAKWLKNKDVNLLVLEQ, from the coding sequence ATGGAACAGAAGACTATCAATCTCGGCATCTTCGGCTTCGGCTGTGTTGGCCAGGGCCTCTATGAAGTGCTGAACAGAACGAAAGGCATCAACGCCCGGATCAAGAAAATCTGTATCAAAGACCCGAACAAGCCGCGTCCCATCGACATGAGCTATTTCACGACAGACGCCAACGAGATACTGAACGATCCTACCATAGACGTGGTGGTGGAGCTGATCAACGAAACCGAGGCCGCCTTCGAGATCGTGAGCACCGCCCTTCGCAACGGCAAAGCCGTAGTGAGCGCCAGCAAGCGCATGATCGCCGAAAACCTGCCTGCGCTCTACCAGCTGCAGGTAGAGAACAAGGTGCCCTTCCTCTACGAGGCTTCCAGCTGCGCCAGCATTCCCATCATCCGCAACCTGGAGGAATATTACGATAACGACCTCCTCAACGCCGTGGAAGGCATCTGCAACGGATCTACCAATTACATCCTCACCAAAATATTCGAAGAGCACCTCAGCTTCGAAACCGCGCTCCAGCAGGCGCAAGACCTCGGCTTCGCGGAAACCGACCCTACGCTCGACGTGGAAGGCTACGATCCCAAATTCAAGATCGTCATCCTCCTGCTGCACGCATTCGGCACTTTCGTGAAGCCCGAAGAAGTGTTCAACTTCGGCATCAATCACCTCAACGATTTCGATATCAACTTCGCGCGCCAGCGCAATTGCACCATCAAGCTGATCGGCAATTGCCGCCGCCAGAACGGCAGCGTGAACGCCTATGTGCTCCCCCACCTCATCCGCGAGCACAACCTGCTGTATGACGTGTACAACGAATACAACGGCGTGCTCCTCGAATCCGCGTTTACCGACAAACAGTTCTTCGTAGGCAAAGGCGCGGGCGGCACCGCCACCGGCTCCGCCGTGCTGAGCGACATTTCGGCGCTGCTCTACAATTACCGTTACGAATACAAAAAGATCAAACAGCAGAACCAACCTTCGTTCACCAACGATGTACAGCTGAAAGTATACCTGCGCTTCAAATCGCCCGACCAGGTAGACCTCGCCTCGTTCTACAACATCTCCGAGAAATACGAATCCCCGGAATGCCGTTACGTGGTAGGCACCATCAACCTGCAGAAGCTGAAAGAAGCGAAATGGTTGAAAAATAAAGATGTGAACCTGCTGGTTTTGGAACAATAG
- a CDS encoding DUF2851 family protein, giving the protein MKPFVDPLCPESLLQFIWLSGRFNTDRLATVAGEPLEILHPGQLNRHAGPDFSAARIRIGPLLWAGNVEIHYRTSDWLRHGHQHDRRYDRVILHVVFQHDADTGNIPVLELQPRVPKILLRRYRALMDNADELPCSRLLARVPDSAWEDWLARLAAGRMERKAGVFLGWLKQTGSNWEEVCLRAVAACFGMPVNTDAFRELMAATPWRVLTRIRHSALSLEALLFGQAGLLPEDPKEPWPAKLQEEYRFLCRKYSLESMAPHAWHWLRMRPSSFPTMRIACLAALLHKEPHLFSAMLDNERPESLEALLTVQPSAYWDDHYRFGIRSVRTASMGRQAVRHVLINAVAPLLYAYGQYLKSEALQRRALALWQALGAESNRILRAWAREGVEARSAGESQALIELRQQFCDEKKCLDCRIGKGLLGDEHWLASELGEEAGPDWGRKMQGLNGDTKKPPFAGWPYSFSGETLQEVVTPCPGAPLYGYQVKVTSC; this is encoded by the coding sequence ATGAAACCGTTTGTTGACCCCCTCTGCCCGGAATCCCTCCTGCAGTTCATCTGGCTTTCCGGTAGGTTTAACACCGACCGCCTGGCCACCGTGGCCGGCGAGCCGCTCGAAATCCTCCATCCCGGCCAGCTCAACCGCCACGCCGGGCCCGATTTCTCCGCCGCCCGTATCCGCATCGGCCCGCTCCTGTGGGCGGGAAATGTGGAAATCCATTATCGTACGTCCGACTGGCTGCGGCACGGCCATCAGCACGACCGGCGGTACGACCGGGTGATCCTCCACGTCGTTTTCCAGCACGATGCCGATACGGGGAACATTCCCGTACTGGAGCTTCAGCCCCGCGTTCCCAAAATCCTGCTGCGGCGTTACCGCGCGCTGATGGACAATGCTGATGAGCTACCCTGTTCGCGCCTGCTGGCGCGCGTGCCCGACAGCGCCTGGGAAGACTGGCTTGCCCGGCTGGCTGCGGGGCGGATGGAGCGCAAGGCCGGCGTGTTCCTTGGCTGGCTGAAGCAAACCGGTTCCAACTGGGAGGAAGTGTGCCTCCGCGCCGTGGCCGCCTGCTTCGGCATGCCGGTCAACACCGACGCTTTCCGCGAGCTGATGGCCGCCACGCCCTGGCGCGTGCTGACGCGCATCCGCCACAGCGCCCTTTCGCTGGAAGCCCTGCTGTTCGGCCAGGCGGGCTTGTTGCCGGAGGATCCCAAAGAACCCTGGCCCGCGAAGCTCCAGGAAGAATACCGTTTCCTCTGCCGGAAGTACAGCCTCGAATCCATGGCGCCCCATGCCTGGCATTGGCTCCGGATGCGGCCCTCGTCGTTCCCGACCATGCGCATCGCCTGCCTGGCGGCGCTTTTGCACAAGGAGCCCCATCTCTTTTCCGCCATGCTCGACAATGAACGCCCCGAAAGCCTGGAAGCCCTCCTCACCGTTCAGCCCTCGGCGTATTGGGACGATCACTACCGGTTCGGGATACGGTCTGTCCGCACGGCTTCCATGGGCCGGCAGGCCGTGAGGCATGTGCTGATCAACGCCGTGGCGCCGTTGCTGTACGCCTACGGGCAATACCTGAAAAGCGAGGCGCTCCAGCGGCGGGCGCTGGCGCTGTGGCAGGCTTTGGGCGCGGAAAGCAACCGTATTCTGCGCGCCTGGGCGCGGGAAGGCGTGGAAGCGCGCTCGGCCGGGGAGTCGCAGGCGCTCATCGAGCTGCGGCAACAGTTCTGCGATGAGAAAAAATGCCTGGATTGCAGGATAGGAAAGGGGTTGCTGGGAGATGAACATTGGCTCGCGTCTGAGCTTGGCGAAGAAGCTGGGCCGGATTGGGGGAGGAAGATGCAGGGCTTGAATGGTGACACGAAAAAGCCGCCCTTCGCGGGGTGGCCGTATTCGTTTTCCGGAGAGACTTTGCAGGAGGTTGTAACCCCTTGTCCGGGAGCGCCGTTGTACGGTTACCAGGTGAAAGTCACATCCTGCTGA